The following proteins come from a genomic window of Mycobacteriales bacterium:
- a CDS encoding LacI family DNA-binding transcriptional regulator, with protein MGNIREVARHAGVSPSSVTRVLNGHPNVSGDLRARVLAAVEACDYKPDLMAAGLRRGISRTIGVVVSDIVNPLFAEIVEGLEEHLRGHGYWVVLAHSHGDPDRDVESIGLLQQRRVDGLVLSVADETQPRLVDALRRLPVPVVLLDREIEGWTDADAVLSDHRPGVSRVTGQLLDAGHRRVGLISGSRETRPGRERQAGFLDAFHERGLPSSPELVRTGAMSVPVGEQSAMEIFADDRPPTAVITGANLQLVGVLHTLQRLGLLVGRDVAVAACDDVPIAALHNPPITVVARDTRQLGREAAGLLLARLAHPQKPFQTLHLPTEVIVRRSTELCTDTAARGRPADCQADEATVSGPEPRLARTE; from the coding sequence TTGGGCAACATCAGGGAGGTCGCTCGACACGCTGGCGTGTCCCCGTCCTCGGTCACCCGGGTGCTCAACGGTCACCCGAACGTCAGCGGAGACTTGCGGGCCCGGGTGCTGGCCGCTGTCGAAGCGTGCGACTACAAGCCGGATCTGATGGCGGCCGGTCTACGTCGAGGGATCAGTCGCACGATCGGCGTGGTCGTGAGCGACATCGTCAACCCACTCTTCGCCGAGATCGTGGAGGGCCTCGAGGAACACCTGCGCGGTCACGGCTACTGGGTGGTGCTGGCCCATTCTCACGGGGACCCTGACCGTGACGTCGAGAGCATCGGCCTGCTGCAGCAGCGGCGAGTGGACGGTCTGGTTCTCTCGGTGGCGGACGAGACGCAGCCACGACTCGTCGACGCACTACGCCGCCTACCTGTGCCGGTGGTACTGCTCGACCGTGAGATCGAGGGCTGGACCGATGCCGACGCTGTTCTTTCCGATCACCGTCCCGGTGTATCACGGGTGACCGGGCAACTGCTGGACGCCGGACACCGTCGGGTGGGGTTGATCAGCGGCTCTCGGGAGACCCGACCTGGTCGGGAGCGTCAAGCCGGCTTTCTGGATGCCTTTCATGAGCGCGGGCTGCCTTCCAGCCCGGAGCTCGTCCGGACCGGTGCCATGTCGGTCCCGGTGGGGGAGCAGTCGGCCATGGAGATCTTCGCCGACGATCGACCTCCCACGGCGGTGATCACTGGGGCAAATCTGCAGCTGGTCGGCGTGTTGCACACCCTGCAGAGGCTGGGGCTCCTGGTGGGTCGGGACGTGGCGGTCGCGGCCTGCGACGACGTGCCGATCGCGGCCCTGCACAATCCCCCCATCACCGTGGTCGCACGCGACACGCGACAACTGGGGCGGGAGGCTGCCGGCCTCCTGCTGGCGCGTCTGGCTCATCCGCAGAAACCTTTTCAGACTCTGCATCTGCCCACTGAGGTGATCGTTCGACGGTCGACAGAACTCTGCACGGACACGGCCGCGCGTGGGCGGCCAGCGGATTGCCAGGCGGACGAGGCGACTGTCTCCGGGCCCGAGCCTCGGCTCGCCAGGACTGAATGA
- a CDS encoding carbon starvation protein A has product MPAFVVAAVVGLLFFLGYRYYSSYLAAKVYGLDPAFVTPAHEFADGVDYIPTNKHVLFGHHFTSVAGAAPIVGPAIAVFWGWGPALAWIVLGTIFAAGVHDFGSLVVSVRHKAKSIGTLAGSVINARARMLFLVIIFFLLTLVNAVFAVVIGNLFVANPGAVIPILVEIPLAMAIGQYIYRTRSSALLPSIAGVILLYALILVGKAFPISLDALAETLGVEQTRNVWVVLLFAYTFVASRIPVWVLLQPRDYINSHQLFIALGVIGLGVIVGANRIQAPVVNDVPEGSPSFFPFLFITIACGAISGFHSLVASGTSSKQLDKEPDARYVGYMGAVGEGSLATGAVLATTAGVAASRADWDALYPDFATASGGAVGNFVRGVAEFAGNLGVPVDLATIFAAVVVISFAATTMDTGVRLQRYVVQEIGEIAKVGVLARNLTLATTVAVLIPLGMALLPGGGEAGYTFGVLWQLFGTTNQLTAGLALSVIAVWVTRSGRNPTVVLVPLIFLLTMTTWALVVNLRRFIEAGQWVLAPLDAIIFVLAMWLIVEAGLALRTAFRERPPYDTALPREAEGAPASVVSRANPSSPADGRPVGEPSQDDVP; this is encoded by the coding sequence ATGCCGGCTTTCGTCGTCGCCGCGGTCGTCGGGCTGCTGTTCTTCCTGGGCTACCGTTACTACTCCAGCTATCTGGCCGCCAAGGTCTACGGGCTCGACCCGGCGTTCGTGACGCCGGCGCACGAGTTCGCCGACGGCGTCGACTACATCCCGACCAACAAGCACGTGCTGTTCGGTCACCACTTCACCTCGGTCGCCGGCGCCGCGCCCATCGTCGGCCCGGCCATCGCCGTGTTCTGGGGCTGGGGTCCGGCGCTGGCCTGGATCGTGCTCGGCACCATCTTCGCCGCGGGGGTGCACGACTTCGGCTCGCTGGTCGTTTCGGTGCGCCACAAGGCCAAGAGCATCGGCACGCTGGCCGGATCGGTCATCAACGCCCGCGCCCGGATGCTCTTCCTGGTCATCATCTTCTTCCTTCTGACGCTGGTGAACGCCGTGTTCGCCGTCGTGATCGGCAACCTGTTCGTCGCCAACCCGGGCGCCGTGATCCCGATCCTGGTGGAGATCCCGCTCGCCATGGCGATCGGGCAGTACATCTACCGGACCCGGTCCTCGGCGCTGCTGCCGTCCATCGCCGGCGTGATCCTGCTCTACGCGCTGATCCTGGTCGGGAAGGCCTTTCCCATCTCCCTCGACGCCCTGGCGGAGACACTCGGGGTCGAGCAGACCCGCAACGTGTGGGTGGTGCTGCTGTTCGCCTACACCTTCGTCGCCTCGCGGATTCCGGTGTGGGTGCTCCTGCAGCCGCGCGACTACATCAACAGCCACCAACTGTTCATCGCCCTCGGGGTCATCGGCCTGGGCGTCATCGTCGGCGCGAACCGCATCCAGGCGCCCGTGGTCAACGACGTCCCCGAGGGCTCGCCGAGCTTCTTCCCGTTCCTGTTCATCACGATCGCCTGCGGCGCCATCTCCGGCTTCCACTCCCTGGTTGCCTCCGGCACGTCGTCCAAGCAGCTCGACAAGGAACCGGACGCCCGCTATGTCGGCTACATGGGAGCCGTCGGCGAGGGGTCGCTGGCGACCGGGGCGGTGCTGGCCACCACGGCGGGCGTCGCAGCCAGCCGCGCCGACTGGGACGCGCTCTACCCGGACTTCGCCACCGCCTCCGGAGGGGCGGTGGGCAACTTCGTCCGCGGTGTCGCGGAGTTCGCCGGCAACCTCGGTGTGCCGGTCGATCTGGCCACCATCTTCGCCGCCGTCGTCGTCATCAGCTTCGCGGCGACGACGATGGACACCGGGGTCCGGCTGCAACGCTACGTCGTCCAGGAGATCGGCGAGATCGCGAAGGTAGGCGTCCTCGCGCGCAACCTGACGCTCGCGACCACCGTGGCCGTGCTGATCCCGCTCGGGATGGCGCTGCTGCCCGGCGGCGGGGAGGCCGGCTACACCTTCGGCGTTCTCTGGCAGCTGTTCGGCACGACCAACCAGCTCACCGCGGGGCTGGCCCTGTCGGTCATCGCGGTGTGGGTGACCCGCAGCGGCCGCAACCCCACGGTCGTGCTCGTGCCGCTGATCTTCCTGCTGACGATGACGACCTGGGCGCTGGTGGTGAACCTGCGCAGGTTCATCGAGGCCGGCCAGTGGGTGCTCGCCCCGCTGGATGCGATCATCTTCGTACTCGCGATGTGGCTGATCGTCGAGGCCGGACTCGCGCTTCGCACCGCCTTCCGGGAGCGACCGCCGTACGACACGGCGCTGCCGCGGGAGGCGGAAGGGGCACCGGCCTCGGTGGTGTCCCGCGCGAATCCGTCGTCACCGGCGGACGGGCGGCCGGTGGGCGAGCCGTCGCAGGACGACGTGCCGTGA
- the coxB gene encoding cytochrome c oxidase subunit II, with the protein MDPQGPVAAAIDELWWLMLGLGIAVFAVFLVLLVIGLVREPTEQADADPQRRIRRWLVGGGVVLPLVVVTVVFGATVRAMQAVPGVAPPGALVVEIIGHQWRYEVGYPEEGVTAVDELHLPVGRPVALHLTSADVIHSFWVPELGGKLDMLPDGTNVLVLQADRPGQYTARCAEFCGLGHASMQLDVVAESPEAFASWVAAQQ; encoded by the coding sequence GTGGACCCGCAGGGGCCTGTCGCCGCGGCGATCGACGAGCTGTGGTGGCTGATGCTCGGCCTCGGCATCGCGGTCTTCGCCGTGTTCCTCGTCCTGCTCGTGATCGGCCTCGTCCGCGAGCCCACGGAGCAGGCCGACGCGGACCCGCAGCGGCGGATCCGCCGCTGGCTCGTGGGAGGCGGCGTCGTCCTGCCGCTGGTCGTCGTGACCGTCGTGTTCGGCGCGACGGTCCGGGCGATGCAGGCGGTACCGGGCGTGGCCCCACCCGGCGCCCTCGTCGTCGAGATCATCGGGCACCAGTGGCGGTACGAGGTCGGCTATCCGGAAGAGGGCGTCACCGCCGTGGACGAGCTGCACCTCCCGGTGGGGCGGCCGGTCGCCCTGCACCTGACGTCCGCGGACGTCATCCACAGCTTCTGGGTGCCTGAGCTGGGCGGCAAGCTGGACATGTTGCCCGACGGCACGAACGTGCTCGTGCTGCAGGCCGACCGGCCGGGGCAGTACACCGCGCGGTGCGCGGAGTTCTGCGGTCTCGGGCACGCCTCGATGCAGCTCGACGTCGTGGCCGAGAGCCCTGAGGCGTTCGCCTCGTGGGTGGCGGCGCAGCAGTGA